aatgtttacatttatttcaactaaactaaacctatGCATTAGCGCTTCATCCTCTTGCAAAGCTAATTCCTTTAGCAGGCTGTCAATGCTATTCCATAATGAATTTACTTTGAACAAAATCAAGtccaaaattcaaaatattgacATTATACAATATTATCTTGACTTTGGGTTTAAGTATTTTGATAGATTTTGCAGCTTGTCCTGCTGTGTGGATGggaatctgtctctcttccatctGTTCCCTGGTTATCCAAGTGGGCGATCATGTCACTGCTGCTGGCTGGATTTGCCGCAGCATCATGAAGACGGCGCCCTGAGGAGACGGTTTGGTAGAGATCACCGGCTGGGTGCTGAAGGCTAGTGTAGGGGTCCTGGTCGTCTTGGTcctataaaaacaacaaactcttAAAGTCTGATTAAATGCGGTTGAAAAACGGTGGAGACGTTCTCATGCCAGGATAGCTGAGTGTAAATGACTGCATACATTAAATTAGGTACTTTCTAAGttgaaaagtataaaaaaaatatatacagtgcTCACCAAAGAACAGGGAGTTGCATATTCAGGTAATTCAGATGCTTCTGACCTGGTGTTTTTTCTGTAAATTAGAAGGAATGTCAGAGTTAGTAGAATACTGAACATAGCAAGACTATTAAAGAAGGAATTATAGTCTATCTAGTAATTTGTAGGATGAAAAGTTAACACCATGTTCCTCATCACTGTTTCAGACGTAACCAAAAACAAGGTCAAGTTCTTCAAAATAAGAGCTCAGCTGAGATAGGCAACAGTGAAACCTATGTTAACAAAATTATAGCATAAAATTAAACTAAATGATGGTACTTCTTTAAAAGATAGTTgataacttaagtccttggttcacaacataacatttttacagacaGGATCCTCTACATTAAAGCCATTAATTatgaatttcaggtaatttTTGATCCCTAAAATGGGTAGTCTATGGGTAGGTATGAAGTTtaggaaatgaactcttcatttgtACAGAGAATATTATAACACTGTTCTGCTTGGCAACAAAAGCTGCAATGCTGATGTAGCTCCTTTACTGCTATGAAGTCATTGAGCATTTCTAATTATATTGCTTTACTCAATATATAAATTAGcaatattattttacttttttataatttttatttttaaggttTAGGTCACTTTATAAGAATTTCTCACCCATGATGAATTTTTCTTAAGGTAAATCCAAGGATAACTCCAGTTAAAATGATGAGTGCAGCAGCACAGATCACAGCTGTAGCAATGAGCATTATTGTAGAAGTGCCGGCCTCTTCATCCTCTAAAACATTGTGAAAGAGAACAAGCAACTCTGTCAGGGAAAATAGCATCAGTATCTGCTCCATGtggagaggaaaatgaagcCCTTACTCTCTCCCATCCACAGTATTATGCAGTATTGACTAGCATCTTCTCTGAATCAAATATTTAATATCTGCACCCCAACATCTCATTTTGACATTCAGAAAATCTGCTTTACACACTGCTTTACATCTCTAATCAGACAGTATTAAGCTATCAATACAGTATGCAGTAAAATGACAGAAGTTAAAACAGACCTAAAGACATTACTGTAAGTAACAATTTCTTCATATGTCAATGCTGCAGCCTGGTTTTGTTGGCCCAATTACTCTATACTGTGATTTACCTTGCATATTCAGCCAAGTCTGCTTTTTTCTAGAAACACAGGATACTGCAGACATTTAAATTCTTCATGTTATCATATACAGGAAAATAACCACTTTAAATTGAGTCAGAATCTGACTGAAACACATGAAGTGTATAacacaaaaaccaaaacataaaTCACACATTTACCTTCCACAGTAATATTGAGATGAAGAAAATCTGCTCCTCCGTGATATGCACACTCACAAGTGTAGTTCCCACTGTCCACTGGTGTTAAATTGTTCAGGTGAAGAAACAAAGTCTGATCTTCTTTTATAAGTTTGATCCTGGAGTCACAACCTTGTTCAAAGTCCTGCCCATGCCGATATGCCAGGCGacactcttctcctctgttcctTTCTGTGCTGATCTTACAGAATGTATATATGATGATATCCAGTGTTTTATTGAGGCACACTGGAGTGACATCTGGTTCTCTCCCAATGGTTTTCACAAGAGTCACTGCAGTCAATAGGAAATGTAGACTTTGATTTAGTTTGCAGTTGCTGTATAATATATTATGCAAATAAATGTGACTAATCACTTGATACATTTTTAGATGCACTAGAATGAATAAGGCAATAAATAAACTGCATGATATAAAAAGTAGCTACTGTATCCTTGCAGGCAGTGCAGCCACTCCACAGTGACTGCATTGTCTGTAAAGATTAAGTTGTGTTACGTAAAGAAAAATAGGgagaaaattgattttttttaaaaagatatCAGTATTATTGTCAGTAAGCTTGCAGATCAAAAGTCTTTCTCCCTGCTAGAATAAACGAGAACTTTAACCAAATATAAATTTTCCTCTAAAGAAAGACCATGTTACAAGTGTTTCTTCATACTGCATGTTGGTAGGCCCGTGCCtttagtacagtatagtatatagtttagtacagtatagtatatagtTTAGTAAAGTATGGTATTTGCTTTGAAGACAGAGTGACATCTCTTACCTTTAGAAGCGTGGCATACTTCAACAAGCAGaatcaacatcactttaacagTATTTCCACCCATACTGACCAGTAATCTAAAGTAATGATTTCCCTTGGTTGGTCTATGAAGAAGATGAAATGACAAAGTGATGCTACTTCCTGACTGTGATGTGTTGCAGTCGCCCCTCATCTCACTGTCCACCCCCCAACACCACTTCCCTTACACCTGTGGTCTGCgtgaaaacatttcagaaatAGTGGCTTAATGCAGAACTGGAAACCTGCCTAGCACTTATGAAACTTCTCACACAGCTGATATATAATTACTATTATACACTCctcagtgtgttttattttgttgcatatactgtattgcatcattttgttctgtgatggattgttaatcagttagatctaggtaggctcattctctgtaaagtcctttgagacatgcttttgtgatgaagggctataaataaacttgacttcacacacactcacacacactttaaatcctACATCTCTGCACACTTGTCACTGTCAATTCCACCACCAGGTCTAACACAGATGATACGAACCCAGCAGACTGTGATGGTAACAGTAGAAGAGGAGGCCCGTTTCAAATGTGAACTCGCACAGTCTAGAGATGTTCTTCAAGTTACATGGCAAAAAAATGTacctgagggggaggagaataTTGGCACCTACAACTGTTATTGACTGCTATTATTATTGAAATGTTATTGACGTTATTCCTTTACTTAACTGGAATCCTTTGTTGTATTCTCTAGGTGGCGGACTTTCTAAAGCAGGGATTGCAGTTGTAGTTGTTCTTATAATATTCATTGCCTGTATTGTCATCTTTGCTCTGGTGAGGCGAAAAAGGTGAGATATTACCACAGAGGAGATGGAAATGTAAAAGTGTAACATTTAGCCTCTTAGACATCAGTTTTAGCCTGTGGTTACTTTGGATAGTAAGCGACATTCCTGCATTATGAAGATTTGGATGTCCGagtgacaaaatgaaaaggCTTTTGCTCACTGGATCATCTATACTTTACAGATATTTAATGAATTTAAGctaatgattgtttttttccagtgtttggAAAATGAACTCTCATATTCATTCACATTTCTTTTGCATCCAGACATGTTAAGCACTTTATATCTTTATTATGGAGCAGGGAGATGGGAGGATTGGGGTTaatgcaacaaaaaaatgaagagCTGAGGATGTTGACTATCTTCAAAGCTTAATGAGCTTTGAGTTATTAAGAGCCTCAGCCTCACCAGCACAGTTTCCACATGGTTGTTGCTGACTACTGAGAGGGAACAGAGGATGAAAATGATATCTTGAAACGATGAGTTCTTAAATTACAACAAGACAGGGAGCGACTCTTCTGGGTGGGATGGTCGCAGAGCGCAGGCCGATCTGGTGACATGGGAGAATTTGGGGAGGCTGAAGACAGGACAGGCTGGAGCATTGTGCATGACAGAGAGGGTGACGGTGCCATCTGGTGTCCTTTTGATGGTAATACAAGAAAGGATAGGGGAATGGGGATTGAATTTGCAGTGTGAGGTTCAATGGCACACTGAATGAATATAAAGCATGTTGGAATGTTGGACGTCTTCATTTGTATTTAATAGATATAACATATACTCTGCATATCATTTTCCAAAAATACATTGGAATGCACTGGTATGAATATATATGGATGTAATTTGTGGGCagactcattcactcattcattctaCATGGTCCGCATTCCAATCTTACTGAATGCAGCTTTATTGATTTTGTTCTGTTTAATGTTCACCTAAGCCTTAGCatattttgcactttttcaaTGTTTGTGTGTACTATAGAACATTaaatattgttatttattacttatttttacttCTTTACTTACCACAGAATCGCATGCgcgcgtgcatacacacacacacacacacacacacacacacacacacacacacacacacacacacaggaggaggagctaCAGTTGGTGATGCAActtattctttctttcactttcactggTTCAAACTTCAGTTTGAATTTCCCTCCATCCTGTTCAAATGCACAATGGCTGTAGGTGGAGTCATACGTCTTATTCTGCTGGGAGTCTTTCAAGGAGGTAAGAAAGTGATTTTACAGCATGTTACCTAAGAGACAGAGTGGATGCTAGTTGGTTTTAAGTAATCGTCCTTATTTTTGTTTgattcggggggggggggggggggggggggggggtttaagtTGTTGAACTTCTGTACAGATGCTGTGACAGATTATTAGTTGAAATATGCCATTTAATCAAATTCTGATTTTGATTCAATTCCAATTGAGTTTTCCTTTTCTAGCTGTTTCTCAGTACAATCCATCCTTGCCATTGCTGCTGAATAAACCTAATCAGGCCTAGAGATCATCCTTCTCTCTGGTGTTGTAGGCCAATCAGGACACTACACCTAAATAGCCGGTCCATGCTGTTCTCTTCATCCCATTACTTTTcagtagtatagtataatagCTAACGTACAGTAGCTATAGTGCAGTGTAGCTGCATTATAGTAGCTATAGTATTGCATTCTATTGTACTGTGGGATAGTATAGCTAGTAGGCCTAcctgtagtgtagtgtagtaggcctatggtatagtatagtatagtatagtatagtatagtatagtatagtgttgtGTAGTGTGGGATTGTACAGTATAATAACTATAATAGCCCACCAGTACTATCATAATTAAACTGATAAGAGTTAAACATAATTAAACTGATGCTGGCACTATAATTGTCCTCATGTGGGAGAAGCACATTACCGGTTAGTGAACTTTGACCTGCAACCCcgcgcccccctcccccctacaCATGACAGATGGAGTCTTCTTCACCTCAGTCGCGGTTGAGCTGTCACCAAAAGAGTGCACCAACTTTTTGAGCACAGTCGGATTGGTCCAACGTGGCGACGCTGTCGCTAGATTGAGCGACTTTACAGACTTCCTGGCGACTTTATCTCTCAAAAGTGacagcgacaaatctggcgactgaTTCCAGCCAATGGGAACAATAATGTGTTGGTTCCTAAAGTATTTGGTGACAGATTGGTATCGCTGATATCAGTTTGCACTTCTTGTTTGTCTAATCCAAAAAGGTCTGATGATCATAccgtttctcacacacactgcagccctcctctctctgctgagaGCGGGGACTGtgcgcatgtgcgtgtgtgacgTCACCGTGAAGGACTGTACCTGCCGTACCTGcctgaaaatttgaaaaaagcTCCATTGCTTTCATATCAAGGAGGTTCTAATGAAGTTCATATCATATGCAACAATGATGGCTGTTGGTGCAATTCTGCTGGGAGTTTTAAGTTTTGAAATACTTTTTATTTGATtcgtttttaaatatttttgatgaatataaatgtatatttctTAAAAAACACTTACAGAGGATGTGACAGATTAGCCAGATTTTGATCTAACTACAGAGATGTTAACAGTAAATGTTCACAGATTTTTGTTACAGGAAGAAACAGTAATCAGATCACACAGTtgtttttgaaagaaaaaataaaagttttcaTCTATTGGATTAGGTTAGTCGTCAAACATATGTTTTAAGGGAAAGGGGCATTTAGTTTGTgagattttaattattattttgcacATCTTGAAATAATGGTTGATGGTGGTTGTGGGTCATGGTAATAACATTCTTCAATTTACAGTCTAGAGTAaattgtgtgtttgcctgtgtattTCGTACAGTTTGTAGAGAAAATTGCCCCCAAAACAAACCAGATTCCGTCACTGAGTTGTAATATTCTAGCAGATTACATTACAAATTACAATTTTGAGCAGGTAACAGCAATCTGTAACAGAGTACATTTTGAAATCATCTTACCAACCCTAAATACACACACctcagtgtgttttattttgttgcatattgTATCGCATCATTTCGTTCtatgattgttgattagttagatctaggtaggctcattctctgtacagacctttgagacatgcttttgtgatgaagggctgtaCATAAActtgacacacactcacctcaaCCCCTACATCTCTGCACAACTCTGTAACTGTCAATTCCTCCACCAGGTCTAACAGAGACGATACGAACCCAGCAGACTGTGATGGCAACAATGGGACAGGAGGCACATTTCAACTGTCAACTCACACTGTCTAAAGAAGTTCATCAAGTTACATGGCAAAAGGTTTTACCAGAGGGGGACAAGAATATTGGCACCTACAATAAAGTCTTTGGCGCCAGGGTTAATTCTGACTTTCTAGGGAGAGTGGAGTTTCAAGATGCAGGACTGCAGAACTGCTCCATCGTTATCAGCAGTGTAACGAAGCAGGATGAAGGCTGCTATCGCTGTTTGTTTAACACCTATCCTGAAGGAACCTTGGCTGGAAAAACCTGCCTAAAAGTCTATGGTAagatccttgtgtgtgtgtgtgtgtgtgtgtgtgtgtgtgtgtgtgtgtgtgtgtgtgtgtgcgcgcgcgcgaaTTGCCATCAGTCCATTTTGTGATGTGACTAGGGGGTACGGGGGTCCATATCAATTCCATATCAACCTCTTACGCCGTGTCTAGGAGTTGTGGTTATTGAGATGATTTTGTTTCACTAATTTATCAATTTATCCTTAATCCCATTATAGAAAAGGAACCACGTGTGAAAGAGAAGACTACCTaaaccattcattcattcatgctttctctttacccaatcagagttggcgaacactttccctctttttccagagaaccaatcagagttagccgtcacttccctctctttttcagagagccaatcgtctaagtgacgggagtataaaCACGTCACCTGCTAATGTGCTCCTCATGGATctatgctgctgctgtcattccagtcgctcaacctagtctctcctgattgaactaAAATACTGGGCACACACAGGTACCATGCCAGTAGTTCAAAGAGCTTATTTTCCAAAAACTGTTTTCCTTTAAGAACATCCTGTATATACATGATAACAACTTAATCCAGCGGATgtctttttaatgtgttttctctacAGAGCATGAGCCCACACTGCACATCACTAAATCAAACTCTGGGCGGTCACTTGTGTCCTGCTCAGCCACAAGCCGGCCTGCTCCCGCTGTAACGCTGATGGTTCCTGGACGT
The window above is part of the Centroberyx gerrardi isolate f3 chromosome 21, fCenGer3.hap1.cur.20231027, whole genome shotgun sequence genome. Proteins encoded here:
- the LOC139926259 gene encoding OX-2 membrane glycoprotein-like — its product is MAVGGVIRLILLGVFQGGLTETIRTQQTVMATMGQEAHFNCQLTLSKEVHQVTWQKVLPEGDKNIGTYNKVFGARVNSDFLGRVEFQDAGLQNCSIVISSVTKQDEGCYRCLFNTYPEGTLAGKTCLKVYEHEPTLHITKSNSGRSLVSCSATSRPAPAVTLMVPGRDFSSSNYSTASVTNANGTVTVTATAVLSGFHGNSTQVGCEVRLFSGALMEVFTTIPETIPESSQSSTVDLDKESAVDESGFRRLAGRLGVS